TGGTGTGCACTCCTGGCCCTGACCTTGTTGCCCGCTATTGCGCAGGCGGCAAGTTGCACCCCACACGGCGGCCCTGCGCCTCTGGTCGTCATGCTGCCAGGGTTCACGGTAAATGCCAATCCCAACGTCCCGATCGGCGCCATTCTCGGATCCAATACAACGACATGGTCAGCAACCAGTCCCAGTGCTTATATTACGTGTGACATTACGATGTCGTCGGAAATCTATAACGGCGATGGAACCTATCTCGGGACGGTGGGTGGGACACCAAACGTATATGCGTCGAGTATTCCGGGAGTGGGTTTCCAGTTCACTTTGGGTTCAAGCACCCTCCTTCCCTACACCGCATACTTAGACCCGGTACAGGGGGGGCCAGGCGTTCATTGGGCGCCCAATCCTTCGTACAGCTTCACCACCAAGCTGGTCAAGACGGGGGCTATCGCTGCAGGTGGCAGCCTAAACGGAGAGATAGGTCAAGTTTGGGTCACCGGATCGGGCTTCAATTTTCAAATCGTATCCATTCAGCTATCGTCCAGCATTATTTTTACCCCGACAAGACCAACATGCGCAGCGACAGCGCCGCCGGTCTCGCTGGGTGTTGCCACCATTGGCACGACCTTGAGGAACGTGGGCGATACGTCACCCGCCCAGAACTTTAACGTCACACTGGTCTGTTCCGGGGGTAGTGCTGGTGTTACGACGAACCTTTATGCCACGTTGACGGACCAGACCAATCCGGGCAATACATCCAATCAATTGTCACTGACCAACACCTCTGTGGCCACGGGTGTGAAGATCCAGGTTCTGAATGGTGCAACCATTTTGGGTTATGGCCCTGATTCTATTGCTGCCGGTAACACCAACCAGTGGTTAATACAAAGTTCGGTCGGGAATACCACGCTCACACTGCCGTTGTCGGCACGCTATATCCAGACAGCGGCTTCCCCAACACCGGGGAATGCGGATGGCATAGCAACAATGACATTGAGTTATCAATAATCTGTGCTGAATGCCTGCGCATAAGTGAATTGGTTTTTGGGTGGCTGTTATA
This genomic interval from Silvimonas soli contains the following:
- a CDS encoding fimbrial protein — translated: MKRNHFRGCQGIAMKFPRHLTLYYATTYQPVRSLFTWLGTWCALLALTLLPAIAQAASCTPHGGPAPLVVMLPGFTVNANPNVPIGAILGSNTTTWSATSPSAYITCDITMSSEIYNGDGTYLGTVGGTPNVYASSIPGVGFQFTLGSSTLLPYTAYLDPVQGGPGVHWAPNPSYSFTTKLVKTGAIAAGGSLNGEIGQVWVTGSGFNFQIVSIQLSSSIIFTPTRPTCAATAPPVSLGVATIGTTLRNVGDTSPAQNFNVTLVCSGGSAGVTTNLYATLTDQTNPGNTSNQLSLTNTSVATGVKIQVLNGATILGYGPDSIAAGNTNQWLIQSSVGNTTLTLPLSARYIQTAASPTPGNADGIATMTLSYQ